In the Hordeum vulgare subsp. vulgare chromosome 7H, MorexV3_pseudomolecules_assembly, whole genome shotgun sequence genome, one interval contains:
- the LOC123407331 gene encoding something about silencing protein 10-like, producing MGKRPRSTRPPPAAGLHKSKRASEAAAAAATSDSDDDEIDAFHKQRDVIPLNVDDSRDSEEDALVMPIYDVEGVSDDESDDSEEAEEGKEDDGSEGGEDGDAGAGDVEVWDKSYTAKIKRAQRAAKQAAGDDGSAEEDEEPEDDPRNWGVGKKKYYDDHEQDADDVEFEEIRRLQADNKLSMKDFGLEDDESDKEDKPSKASAHQVKLADEASPLESYTKLREDFAVLSKDEKMDVVYSSAPELVGLLADLNDAQEQLKAIGPVTSEVAAGQGKDKGRMQPLEVKRACLLAHCQSITFYLLMRAEGLSVQDHPVIARLVETKSMVQKLANINLPSQDGDTEDRFMPDSSTLDVVNKAASLENEGKSSNLLALDKVKQGAEVAELKKNKPSKGHHDEITKRKVKDEYMGLQSIEMLKRRAILEEGLKQKGLCKLKPKLSKTMATNSRKNLQTLDDFDDEVQKNSQVVKPTKLLVNAAGSVRNKFVSGDDDIPKRDEIGERRRKHELRVLARIGTNSREDDELPEDGDHTEEKLSQSSEEDGDDYESSGSEDEFYKDIKRQRTEKRLGKEQSTPVTELEEESEGDGKRKISRQIEKNRGLTRSRNKKLKNPRKKYRIKSDKQSKRRQGQVRSAKKPSGPYGGELSGINANVSRSVRFKS from the exons ATGGGCAAGAGGCCGAGGTCGACGCGGCCGCCGCCCGCGGCTGGCCTCCACAAGTCCAAGCGAGccagcgaggcggcggcggcggcggcgacctccGACTCCGACGACGACGAGATCGACGCCTTCCACAAGCAGCGGGACGTCATCCCCCTCAACGTCGACGACTCGAGGGACTCGGAGGAGGATGctttggtgatgcccatctacgacgtCGAGGGCGTTTCCGACGATGAGAGCGACGACAGCGAAGAAGCCGAGGAGGGCAAAGAGGACGACGGCAGCGAAGGAGGCGAGGACGGCGACGCGGGCGCAGGTGATGTTGAGGTATGGGACAAATCATATACTGCAAAAATCAAGAGAGCGCAGAGGGCAGCCAAGCAGGCTGCCGGGGACGATGGCAGCGCGGAAGAGGATGAGGAACCGGAGGATGATCCAAGAAACTGGGGTGTAGGGAAGAAGAAATACTATGATGATCATGAGCAAGATGCTGATGATGTTGAGTTTGAAGAGATAAGGAGGTTACAGGCAGATAATAAGCTGTCGATGAAAGATTTCGGGTTGGAAGATGACGAAAGCGATAAAGAGGATAAGCCCTCGAAGGCGTCCGCCCATCAAGTGAAGCTTGCTGATGAGGCATCCCCTCTCGAAAGCTACACGAAGCTGAGAGAAGATTTTGCTGTCCTGTCAAAAGACGAGAAGATGGATGTAGTGTACAGCTCAGCTCCTGAACTGGTTGGCTTACTGGCTGATTTGAATGATGCCCAAGAACAGCTGAAGGCGATAGGACCAGTCACCAGTGAAGTGGCAGCTGGGCAAGGCAAGGATAAGGGCAGGATGCAGCCATTGGAGGTGAAGCGAGCTTGTCTGCTGGCTCATTGTCAATCTATTACCTTCTACCTCCTTATGAGAGCAGAGGGACTGTCTGTGCAGGATCATCCTGTAATTGCTCGGCTGGTAGAGACCAAGAGCATGGTACAAAAGCTGGCAAATATAAATCTTCCGAGCCAAGATGGGGACACCGAAGATCGTTTTATGCCTGATAGCAGCACCCTTGATGTGGTGAATAAGGCAGCCTCTCTGGAGAATGAGGGCAAATCTAGCAATTTGCTAGCTCTGGACAAAGTAAAACAGGGTGCTGAAGTAGCCGAATTGAAAAAGAATAAACCTTCAAAGGGGCACCATGATGAAATTACCAAAAGGAAGGTCAAGGATGAGTATATGGGCTTGCAAAGCATTGAAATGTTGAAAAGAAGAGCAATCCTTGAGGAGGGGTTGAAGCAAAAAGGGCTGTGTAAGTTGAAGCCAAAGTTGTCAAAAACCATGGCAACCAATAGTAGGAAAAACCTGCAGACATTGGATGACTTCGATGATGAAGTGCAGAAAAATAGTCAAGTGGTCAAACCTACAAAGCTCCTGGTTAATGCAGCTGGCTCAGTTAGAAACAAG TTTGTTTCTGGTGATGATGACATTCCAAAGCGAGATGAGATTGGTGAAAGACGCCGAAAGCATGAACTACGTGTTCTTGCTCGTATAGGAACCAATTCACGTGAAGATGATGAGTTGCCAGAAGATGGTGATCATACTGAAGAGAAGCTCAGCCAATCCAGTGAGGAAGATGGCGATGATTATGAATCTTCAGGGTCTGAAGATGAATTCTACAAAGATATCAAGAGGCAGAGGACCGAAAAACGCCTGGGCAAAGAACAGAGCACCCCTGTTACTGAGCTGGAGGAAGAAAGCGAAGGAGATGGCAAGAGGAAGATTTCACGGCAGATCGAGAAGAACCGAGGGCTCACTCGCTCCAGAAACAAGAAACTCAAGAATCCACGGAAGAAATACAGGATTAAGAGTGATAAACAGAGTAAAAGGAGGCAAGGTCAAGTGCGCAGCGCGAAGAAGCCCTCTGGTCCGTATGGAGGTGAACTGTCTGGCATCAATGCAAACGTCAGTCGTAGTGTTCGGTTCAAGAGTTGA
- the LOC123407618 gene encoding amino acid transporter AVT6A-like: protein MGVGNGSADVSQQMSRNEIRDETTPLLPVKVEEEGFHEFNGASFSGAVFNLSTTIVGAGIMALPASIKMLGLIPGLLMIVFVALLTEASIDMLIRCSHQGKITSYGWLMGEAYGQWGRIALQASVVINNIGVMIVYMIIIGDVLSGTSSGGVHHRGILEGWFGAHLWNSRAIVLLVTTLFVFAPLVSFKRLDSLSYTSALSVALAVIFVVITAGIAIIKVFNGTVAMPKLFPEIDSLSSVWKLFTAVPVLVTAYICHYNVHSIDNELEDKTQTKPIVRTSLALCSSVYIATSFFAYLLFGEGTLDDVLANFDSNLGIPFSSVFNDIVRVSYAAHVMLVFPIVFFALRLNLDGLLFPTSRHISHDNKRFTIITISLLVVIYTAAIFIPSIWDAFQFTGATAAVLIGFIFPAMVILRDPYGIATKRDKILAVTMIVLAVVSNSVALYSDAMNIFRRKEVA from the exons ATGGGTGTCGGGAACGGATCAGCAGACGTGAGCCAGCAGATGTCGCGCAATGAAATACGAGATGAGACTACGCCGCTTCTTCCGgtcaaggtggaggaggagggattCCATGAGTTTAATGGAGCTTCATTCTCCGGGGCAGTTTTCAATCTCTCGACAACCATCGTTGGTGCTGGAATCATGGCCTTGCCTGCCAGCATCAAGATGCTGGGCCTCATTCCTGGCCTTCTGATGATCGTCTTTGTGGCATTGCTCACAGAGGCGTCCATTGACATGCTTATCAGGTGCAGCCACCAAGGAAAGATCACGTCATATGGGTGGCTGATGGGTGAGGCATACGGACAATGGGGAAGGATTGCGTTGCAGGCTTCTGTGGTTATAAACAACATCGGTGTGATGATTGTTTACATGATTATCATTG GCGATGTATTATCTGGAACGTCATCAGGCGGTGTTCATCATCGTGGCATATTGGAGGGCTGGTTTGGAGCACATTTGTGGAATTCTCGTGCCATTGTTCTTCTTGTGACAACTCTTTTTGTGTTTGCTCCGTTAGTGAGCTTTAAACGACTGG ATTCATTGAGCTACACATCTGCACTATCAGTTGCTCTCGCTGTGATTTTTGTTGTTATTACTGCTGGGATTGCCATAATCAAAGTCTTCAATGGAACTGTAGCAATGCCCAAGCTTTTTCCAGAAATAGACAGTCTTAGTTCTGTCTGGAAGCTTTTTACAGCTGTACCTGTCCTTGTCACTGCCTACATCTGCCACTATAACG TTCACAGCATTGACAATGAGCTTGAGGATAAAACACAAACTAAACCAATTGTGCGAACATCGCTGGCACTTTGCTCCAGTGTTTACATTGCCACAAGTTTCTTTGCTTATCTTCTCTTTGGAGAGGGTACACTGGATGATGTGCTCGCCAACTTTGATTCAAATCTTGGCATTCCGTTCAGCTCTGTCTTTAATGACATAGTCAGAGTGAGCTATGCCGCCCACGTCATGCTTGTCTTCCCAATCGTCTTCTTTGCCCTTAGGCTCAACTTGGATGGGCTACTCTTTCCCACGTCGAGGCACATTTCTCATGACAATAAGAGATTTACAATCATAACCATCTCACTCCTTGTGGTTATTTATACTGCTGCCATCTTCATACCAAGCATTTGGGATGCATTTCAGTTTACTGGTGCCACAGCTGCCGTCTTGATCGGTTTTATCTTTCCTGCGATGGTCATATTAAG GGATCCGTATGGAATCGCAACCAAGCGCGACAAGATCTTGGCTGTAACCATGATTGTGCTTGCTGTTGTCTCAAACTCTGTTGCCCTATACAGTGACGCAATGAACATCTTCCGTCGGAAAGAGGTAGCCTAA